One Pecten maximus chromosome 7, xPecMax1.1, whole genome shotgun sequence genomic window carries:
- the LOC117331258 gene encoding metalloproteinase inhibitor 2-like produces the protein MDSRGLVATIAILLVFNVFRTSGMCPLCPDKVHPQEAFCKADFVIKATVEGLTNYGDDPLTPEFDPQDEYTVIVEEIFKGNVTKGCYEIVWAFRDTLPCGVGLTIDQTFLLSGTEESGDLILDPCGLHTNWNDVTSHMKIGVNKRYKKNCQCEIGESKCQIDPSLISEQKDCFCKYATCVESTKAGCAPECKWKESKSFGPCFDNSLTVAITA, from the exons ATGGATTCCAGAGGACTAGTGGCGACAATAGCGATACTGCTCGTCTTCAATGTATTTAGAACATCCGGAATGTGTCCTCTTTGTCCGGACAAGGTTCATCCACAAGAGGCATTCTGTAAGGCAGATTTCG TGATCAAAGCAACTGTGGAAGGTTTGACAAATTATGGTGACGATCCTCTAACCCCAGAATTCGATCCTCAGGACGAATATACAGTTATTGTCGAGGAGATCTTTAAg GGAAATGTGACAAAGGGTTGCTACGAGATTGTGTGGGCATTTCGAGACACTCTGCCGTGTGGCGTTGGACTTACGATCGATCAGACGTTCCTTCTCAGCG GTACGGAAGAATCAGGTGACCTAATTTTAGATCCATGTGGCCTACATACCAACTGGAATGACGTCACCAGTCACATGAAAATTGGTGTTAATAAGCGATATAAGAAAAATTGCCAATGCGAG ATTGGTGAAAGCAAATGTCAAATCGATCCAAGTTTAATCTCGGAGCAGAAGGACTGTTTCTGTAAGTACGCTACGTGTGTGGAGTCTACCAAGGCGGGATGTGCACCAGAATGTAAATGGAAGGAGAGTAAATCCTTCGGGCCATGTTTCGATAATAGCCTCACTGTCGCTATTACAGCGTAA